The following coding sequences lie in one Mycteria americana isolate JAX WOST 10 ecotype Jacksonville Zoo and Gardens chromosome 15, USCA_MyAme_1.0, whole genome shotgun sequence genomic window:
- the LYRM9 gene encoding LYR motif-containing protein 9 isoform X4 produces MAPLPNAELVQNSLQLYRYLLRCCKQLPEENIRQHYRHAVRQSFKVHADEDNPERIQQIIKRAIEDADWVMNKILPVAVQIRVRQHSGKIVVIGLLVP; encoded by the exons ATGGCCCCACTACCGAATGCTGAATTAGTTCAGAACTCTTTGCAGTTGTATCGTTACCTGCTTCGATGCTGTAAGCAGCTTCCTGAAGAGAATATTCGTCAGCATTACAGACATGCAGTCAGGCAG AGTTTCAAAGTTCATGCCGATGAAGACAATCCTGAGCGAATCCAGCAGATTATTAAGAGAGCCATTGAAGATGCTGACTGGGTCATGAATAAA atcTTGCCTGTGGCTGTGCAAATCAGGGTTAGACAACATAGTGGCAAAATTGTGGTAATTGGTTTACTTGTGCCCTAG
- the LYRM9 gene encoding LYR motif-containing protein 9 isoform X2 — protein sequence MELKSLIMAPLPNAELVQNSLQLYRYLLRCCKQLPEENIRQHYRHAVRQSFKVHADEDNPERIQQIIKRAIEDADWVMNKILPVAVQIRVRQHSGKIVVIGLLVP from the exons ctAAAAAGCTTGATAATGGCCCCACTACCGAATGCTGAATTAGTTCAGAACTCTTTGCAGTTGTATCGTTACCTGCTTCGATGCTGTAAGCAGCTTCCTGAAGAGAATATTCGTCAGCATTACAGACATGCAGTCAGGCAG AGTTTCAAAGTTCATGCCGATGAAGACAATCCTGAGCGAATCCAGCAGATTATTAAGAGAGCCATTGAAGATGCTGACTGGGTCATGAATAAA atcTTGCCTGTGGCTGTGCAAATCAGGGTTAGACAACATAGTGGCAAAATTGTGGTAATTGGTTTACTTGTGCCCTAG